One genomic segment of Ricinus communis isolate WT05 ecotype wild-type chromosome 5, ASM1957865v1, whole genome shotgun sequence includes these proteins:
- the LOC107261301 gene encoding glycine-rich protein A3-like, whose translation MGGGKDKDKDKHGDHDKGLFGHGHGHGHGYPPGQYPPPPGSYPPQGYPPAGYPPAGYPPAGYPPAGGYPPAGYPGGPSAPHHSGHGGMGAMIAGGAAAAAAAYGAHHISHGAHHSSHGAPFGYGSHKHGKFKHHGGKFKHGKHGKHGKHGMFGGKFKKWK comes from the exons ATGGGAGGTGGTAAGGACAAGGACAAGGACAAGCACGGTGACCATGACAAGGGTCTTTTCGGCCACGGACATGGTCATGGTCATGGATATCCTCCAGGGCAATACCCACCACCACCTGGGTCATACCCACCTCAGGGCTATCCTCCCGCTGGTTATCCTCCAGCTGGCTATCCTCCAGCTGGCTATCCTCCAGCTGGCGGGTACCCACCGGCCGGTTACCCTGGCGGCCCCTCTGCTCCACACCATTCAG GGCATGGTGGCATGGGGGCTATGATTGCTGGAGGTGCTGCTGCAGCTGCAGCTGCATATGGTGCTCACCACATCTCTCATGGTGCTCACCACTCATCTCATGGTGCTCCCTTTGGGTATGGTTCGCACAAACATGGCAAGTTCAAGCACCATGGTGGCAAGTTCAAGCATGGGAAGCATGGGAAGCATGGAAAACATGGAATGTTTGGAGGAAAGTTTAAGAAGTGGAAGTGA